The segment AAACCTAGCCATGCCATGGCAAACAAATAAACCCTATGCTCTGAGACATACAACTTCACCGCTGGTCACAAATATTCTATACTATAAATTTCTGGTATGCAAATCTGTACCTGGTCCAACCAGACAATATGCTACAATGTTAGAACTTTTAGTAGAATTGACTGAACAAGACCTCGTTACCATAAGACAATCATGACTGAACAAGACCCTGCTACCATAAGACAATCATGACTGAACAAGACATTGTTACTGTAAGACATTCATGACTGAACAAATAGCAGACTTATTTCTTTCAAGGTTTGATAACACTTAGCAATTAGAAAATAGTGGGATCTACTGATTCACGATATCAAAGTCACAACAATGAGAAAGGGGTAAGGTATCTCAACATCTGCACGAGATTATACACTCTGCACTGCATATCTCAAGCAACCAGGCCCCAACAACAAGGGCACACACAGCTTACCTTTCTCAGTGCCACAAACACCCTTTGGTTTTCCGGTAGAACCAGAGGTGAACATCACATAGCAGAACTTCCGGCGCCACTCGCGCTCGCACGGCCAAGCAAGCTCCTCCCCGCCATCCTCACCGTTTTCATCCTGAAACCACCGCCGGATGCCACTGTCCAAGCGCAGAACAGGACAGCCGCTATTCTCAAACAGCGTGGCTCCTCGCGACGCAACTGATGACACGACGAGCGCCGCGTTGGACGCCGAGACGGCCGACGAGACCCTCTCCTCCGGCCACGACGGGTCCAGCGGGAGGAACGCGGCGCCGCACCTGAGCACCGCGAGGACGGCGGCGACGTACTCCACCGATGgcgaggcgtacaccccgacaATCCTCGGCACCGCTGCGCCGGCGGCACGAAACCCTAGCGTTCGTTCAGAATTCGTCCCCGTCAGTCAGACACGAGTCGAGATTACAACAGGGGGGCAAGTCAAGCAAGCGCGAACAGCCGAGCGGGCGCCGCGGTCGATTGACGTTGACGCACCTGGGCTTTGCCCGCGGTCGTGGCGGGCGTCGGGGGCGGTGCCGCCGAGCGCGGCGGCGATGCGGCGGGAGAGTAAGCCGACGGCGGCGAGGAGGTCCCCGTAGGTGAAGCGGCGCTCCTCGCCGTCGCCACCTGAGGCCGCCGCGTGGATGACGGCGAGGCGGTCGGGTTCCCGGCTTGCGGCGCGCTCGAACGCGTGCGAGATGCAGCACGGCTCCGCCGCGGCCATTCCGCAGCCGAAGGATTGGGGAGCGGGGAGTCGGCTTCGTTTGAaacagcgagcgagcgagcaagaGCAATTGCACTTTGCGCGCGCTTCTGCTGCTCCTATGCCTGGAGAAGTACGCCTTTCTAGTTTGGTTAACGCACTAGAGGCTCTGAGCTTCGTGTAGAGAATACGCTTTCGATTGGTGTTGGCGTAATATGGGCCGCCACACCCTTCCGCTGCGGAGCAGGCTCCATTGCCAAAGCTGATGCTCCTCTGTTGCAGCCTTGCAGGCTTGGTCATAATATGCTCTAGATCATTCATCATTGTTTAGGCAGGGGGAAAACTAGTCGGCTTGTTCCTTTGCATCTGTCAATTTCATTGGAGATTTTGTTAACTGCCACACACTTCTGTATGTACTTCCTCAGGAGCTTACCACACAATTCATTCGCAAAAGCAAAAGGAGAGAGGCACTGCCAATCAACACACAGAAGAtggtttctttcttttttaaaaaataaaataaaataaaagacaTGGCTTCAGCAAGTCAAACGGATGTTTGACATTGGTCATCGTTTATGACCTTCCATTCAGAGAGGAACTCTAGAGCAGAACTACACTGACATAACTGATGAATCGTTCAGGAAAGTGAAGCAAACAAAGAGAAAGAGGAGTGAAGCTGTGTATCTGGATCTGTGATAACACACAGCCATCGGCTTCCCCAACCAGGAAGCAGTCAGAATGCACAGCTGCATTCGTCGTCACCCGGTCAAGGTTCTGAATGACTTTGGATTTGTACCAAGTTGGCCACAAAAGCAAAATATCACAACAATAGATTAGCTAGTTTCTGGTTATCATCTTAATGAATTAGAAGCCACATAATGTTGAACCACAATAAACTTATGTGGGAATGACGTGCAGCATTTGGAATTGTAATATTTTCATCTCGTAATTCACATTTTCCTTGGGCCCAAATATTTTTAGGAGGAAGGCAAATGTTATGCGCATTTCTGGATTTCATCACAAGCAGGAATGCTGGAGCACATCACACATAATGTAGGACAATGTAAGGGTTAACAACTTACATACAAGCCCAACAGGACCTCGAGACAAATGGAGCTAAAAAAATTAAGAGAAAGTGCTGCTTAAAAAAACACAAAAGTTGAAGGCCAGCAGCAATGTTACTGATGCAAACAGTGTTGTCCCACCATAGACCTCATGCTACTTAAAATTACTATACTACGCAGTACCATTGCTCCAGAACCTCTCCATCAGGACCTTAAGTTTTTCAAGCACTTGAGCCACCCACTCTCCATCAGGACCTCAAGTTATTCAAGCACTTGAGCCACCCACACTTGGGTCCCTTCCCCTGTACAAGCCAGCTTACAATTCTGCAGCAATTTTAAAAGTTTGAGAATGGCATCAGATCATTGTGATCAAACTTGCCTCGATGAACAATTATTTATCATCAACCAAACAACAGTAATTTATTATTCACAGCAACACTTACACAAACTCACTAAGATAACCATGTATGTTTAGCACCGATATCACCAATCATTGACAGATGAGGACTATGGATGAACAGGATTAGAGTTAGGTAGAAGGTAGATGCTCATCCAACTTTTTCTTTTATCTCTCTAGCTATATACCTTCCTGGCTGAGGTTTAAGTTGTCAGGTCCTTACCATGAGAGCATAACATGCATCAAAGTAGGTCAATAAATTCCCAGTATTAAAAGGATTTTAGCCTTTAGGACAGAGCCAGTACGATACAGGATTGTAATATTGCACTTTCATAAATTCATTATTCTTAGAGCCTATCATGCCATGTTTGTAACCAGATTCTTTACTTGTTCTGGATATTGCATCCCAAGTGCATTCCCCAAAAGCACAGTGTGCTTCTCTACACCAAACAAGCTGTGGTATTCAAGGCCAGGGTGTTGAGTGCTGAGTGGCTCACTCCATGCGTCAATATCGGATGAGTAGGTGCAGACGAACGTTTCACCATGTAGATCATggcccacaaaaatcacaaggaaGGGTCCACGGCGGCAATCAAGGTGGTGGCATACactggcgccggcgccggcgcagaGAACTGCAGCAGACCAGCTGAATCCCCACCGCGGCGGAATGGGCAGCTCCCGCTGCTCATCCGTGATGGGGTCCCAGACCCAGAGCACGGGGAAGTCGTCCTCCCCCGGGACATACCTTCGGACGAGGACACGACCGTGGCGGGCGTCCAGCGGGAACCAGTCCAAGCAGTGGGCACGCGGCGAGCTGAAGGCGGTTGTGGGCACGAAGCGGGCGCCGAAATAGCTGGTGCTGCAGATGAATCCCAGCATTGGGGGCGTGCGGTGGAACTCGCAAAACCTGCGACAGAAGCTGGGACTAGAGATGAGGCGACACCATGCCTTGCAGACAACGGAGGCGCGGAAGAGACTCGCCGGTTCGTCGGGAGGGAAGCGGAGGAGGATCTCCTCAACGAGCTCCTCCGGcagggccggcggcggcggcagcggcggcatgATAAGGGTGGGCTGGGCCTTCGGgggggccggcggcggcggcatgacGGGGATGGGCTGGTGGCGGCTCCAGGGCTTCGTCGGGGACGCCAGCTAACTgaagcaagaaaaaaaaaagatggaagAGGAGAAGTTGGGCCTCGGAGTCACTGCCTTGCTGCATTTAGGCCTGGTttaggggtgtttagttctcctCCTATTAAAAAAATGGTTTTTGATTCATTATTTTGTAAAATGAAATTAAACaccatgcaattttttttttggaaaaaggtGGTTATTTTCCATTTTAGATTTTAGTCTGAAGAGGCAATAAAAACTCAAAAGAGCCTCATGAGGCCCTCATGAGAGCAAtaaattttgcattttggataaaactaaacataaccctgaaaattttggcattttgggttccatcattccaaagtagttggcattttgcattctgcattttttttgaactaaacaccccctagatcaaaaactttttagatttggcTACTAtatcacttttgtttgtatttggtaattactatccaatcatagactactagactcaaaaatatcgtctcacaaattaattattttttatctatatttaatcattatgcatgtgccaaaagattcagtgtgacaggaaatcttgaaaaaatttagattttgggtactaaacaaggccttggcagGTTCAGAATAATACTgcattgttttgttttgttttttttttttggaaactttAATACTGCACTGTTAACTGAACTCTCTCGGCTCTGTATATGCAAAACAGTTTGTTTTAAATTATCATATTCATATGCAAGTTGTGGAGAGGAAACAGATCGAATGGAGATGCTTTCCAGAAAATAGTTTTTTCAGGTGCTAGTCAAGGATTACTGAGAAAAGAAGTGTCTTTTATCAGGGTAAAGGAAATCAGTAAACATAATCAAGTCAAAGTGCTTTATCTGCATAAAAAAACTTACTAACATGCCTGCAAAGAATGATATCCAGAGCCGACCGCATGGAGTGCTGGAAGAACGGTATTTTTCTTAAGGCAAGATTGATGGACAAGCAGAAGCATGTCAGAATGCTTTTATTTATTCTGATAACGAACTTACAAAGATCAAATGGAGAAGTTCCAAGAAACATCATTGTTCTCCATTCCAACCGCTTACAAGGGAAGAACAGAGACAAATTCAACTTCCTGACCCAAATTAAGCACTGAGCGCGAAAAATCAAATTTAACCACAGTACCTCCCCCTACAAAGTAGTACATTACCGATTGCTCAACACTGAGCAGCAATAAAAGATGACGAAAATAGGAGAACCATGTCAATGTGCTGCCATGGCATGCCCATCTGGAGCAGCTCAGTTCTTGGAGATGTTGCGCGCAATCTTGAACCACTCGGTGTGGAAAGCGCCAGGCATGTCAACCCTCTCGTAGGTGTGAGCCCCGAAGTAGTCCCTCTGGGCCTGCACCAGGTTGGCAGGCAGCCTGTCCCTCCGGTACGAGTCGAAGTAGGCCAGGCTAGCGGACATGCCTGGGGTGCTGACGCCATTGTTGatggcaaggcagaccaccctACGCCATGCCGCTTGCCTGTCCATGATCTCCTGTGCAAACTCAGGGTCCACGAGGAGGTTGGCGAGGTTAGAGTTCCTATCATAGGCCTTCTTGATGCGGTCGAGGAAGATGGCGCGGATGATGCACCCACCCTTCCAGATCCTGGCTAGCTCGCCAAGGTTGAGACCCCATCCTTTCTCTGAGCTCTTAGCCTTGATGATGTTCATGCCCTGTGCGTAGCTGCAGATCTTGGAGGCATAGAGGGCCTGCCTCACATCTTCGATCAGCTGTGCCTTGTCGACTGGTAGGCCAGTGGAGTAGTCCCCTTGGAAGATTTTGGAAGCCTCGACCCGCTCATCCTTCAGTCCGCTCAGGAACCTGGAGTCCAAGGATGCCTCAATTGTAGGAGCAGCCACAGATAGCTCAGCAGCCTGCTGCACTGTCCATTTCCCTGTTCCTTTCATCCCGGTCTTGTCCAGGACTTTGTCAACCAAGTAGCCCTCACCCTGCTCGTCCTTGATGCCAAATATGTCAGCCGTGATCTCAATCAAGAAACTAAGGAGCTCACCCTTGTTCCATTCGGAGAACACCTGGTGCAGCTCACTGTTGGTGAGCTTACCGACTGACTTGAGCACATCATATGCCTCCGAAATCAGCTGCATATCACCATACTCAATACCATTGTGAACCATCTTGACAAAGTTGCCTGATCCACCTTTGCCAATATACGTGACACATGGGCCACTGTCAGGGACCTGAGCAGCCACCTTGAGAACAATGTCTTCAATGTACTTGTAAGCCTCAAATGAGCCTCCAGGCATCAAGGATGGTCCGTTGCGGGcaccctcctctcctccagagaCGCCCATTCCAAGATAGAGGAGGCCACGCTCCTCCATGGCCTTCTCCCTCCTCTCAGTGTTCTCATACCACTCATTCCCTCCATCAATGATACAGTCACCCTGCTCCAAGTGAGCTGCGAGCGTCGCAATGGTCTGGTCAACTGGTGCACCAGCCTTGACAAGCATGATGACAACACGCGGCTTCTGAATGGAGTTCACAAAGGATGCAGGGTCATGGAAGCCGTACACAGGAAGGTTTCCTTCTGCCTTGGCACGCTGCACGGTCTCATCAACCTTGGAGGTTGTCCTGTTGTAGACAGAGATGGGGAAGCCTTTCTCTGCAATGTTGAGGGCAAGGTTCTGCCCCATGACCGCAAGGCCAGCAAGACCAATTCTTGTGAGCGCCATCTCCTACACTGAAAAAATGCAGCAAACACATCAGGTGTTGCAAAGTTTAGTCTATAGAGATGTCACTCGCCTTGAAAGGCTAAAAACATTGCATATATGTAAATCTTAAGCATCTGAACACATTGTGGTGCAAAATTTACTGCCACGGGCAACGTGATTCAAAAGGAACTCTGGCAAGTAGGACATGCATATTAAATCTTCAGAGACCCGATGACATTGATCCACATATAAAGCAACAAGGAGGAAGAAGCTTGAATACACATTTGTGGGAAACAAAATACTGAGAAACTAATAAGACAGTAAAAACAGATGGTAAATAACCAGCAGCACGGAAGAAATGACtgtattttgtttttctttaatCATAAGGACATATTGTGGTGGCAAACTGGCAAATTTACTGCCACCAGCAACAAAGTTTAAAAGTAACCCCAACAGGTAAAGGGCATCATTATATTTCAACTTTTAGTAACCCATGTGCAAATGACAGGAAGCTGGTAGGATCCTGAAAACAAAAATCTACTCTTAAGTATGATTGTACGAAGAACAAGCCATCGATGAGGTGAGTATTATAAGCGGAGGATCAAAAGATCACAGGCTGACCTGCGAGTCACAGGCTACATAAAAGTCTATAGGATTACAGAACAGCGCCCAGTTAACAACCAACCAACTCGTGAAACCATCTGAATTTCACTGGTATGATGTACTAGTACAGTAGTACGTAACTGAATACACAGCACtgctaagaaaaaaaaaacaaaaacaaaaaaaaaggggtCGTAATTAGGAGGAGAAGAGAGCGAGAGGGCAAGGTATAGGTAATTCCCTAATGCGTCTCTGTCCGCTGGCTGAGTTCACCGACTTGCTTCCATGGATCTGTACCGGCAGCAGGCAGCAGAGTAAGAATCGTCGGTCTGAGATACTAGCAGCGACAAACTACCGCCAGCGCAATCATCGCGATCGCTACACGAATTCAACCGGCCGCCCCCCTCCAGTCCCCATCTATCGGGAACACAAGAGAGAATATGACCcccaaaaaaagagaaaaaagaaatcTGAGCGCGGCGGAACTGAAATCTGGAGATGACGGAGTAGCAATCGGAAGCGAGACAGATGGATACGGAGCTGGGATCCAACATGCTGCATAACCAAGAGATCGGGAGGGGGGGGGATCCGGAGCCTCACCTCTGGTGCTGCCTCCTCTCCCGCCTGGTCGCTGGGCGGTGTGAATCGCGCTGGTGCCGATGCGGATGCAGATCAGATGCGGAGTTGAATTGGCGATGCCACCACCACCGTCCACCTACCTCCCTTTCACTCGCCACCTTCCCTCCCTCCCCACCCCGGCTTAAATATCTATCTCCAATCGATCGGGCCGCAGGGAAGGTCCCTTTCGCCCCTCGCGCTCGCGCAGCAGCCGCCCGCTTGGCGTTGGCGGCTTGGGGGGTGGTTGTTGACGAGCAGGGGAAGGGGCAAGGGCAGGAGCAGGGGGGCAGCCACGCCGACGGGTGGGCCCCCGCGTGGTCGCCTGCTCATACTCTATACCGGTCCCGTcgtcggccgccgccgcccaagCAGGGACGCTGGGTGGGTTGGTTTGGTTAGTTGGTGAGGCTGACGCGGCGGGCCCAACACCCCCAGCTGACCTTCCCGGTTCCCACTCACGCCCGGGGGTGGCCACGTCACGGCGGCTCCGATTCGTCTTGCTTGGAGCATTCCGACGCCGTCAGCGTGATGTCACGTGCATGTCATTATCTTACCGGATCACAAATTGATTGATGATTGAGGATTATGGCGTCTTTGAAGCCACGTCCTGTTTTTATTAGTATTACAGTATTATTTTGCGATCCTCCTATAATATTTTAGTTGCTTGATTCTCCGATGAGGTGGATCTACTCGGAGAGCAAGCGTGAAATGAGTCCACGGTGAGAGTAAGAATTGATAGGGAGCAAGGAGGGGTATTTTTTTTACCTATATAAAATTTCAGCGCAAATGAAGAAAAAAATTCGTGTCTAATCCCTGACAAAATCTATATGATTCTTTGTTTAATGATTGAGGAAACGACTCTACCAAACGAAATGGTCTGATTCCCATTTAATTTGAGATGCACACTGGTGAGAATGGTTTGTGCCAGATTTCAGAACACGTGTGTCTCGGTATTCATCGTACAATGCGGGAGGTGACGGGAGCAGAAAGTAGACTCATACACGACACCCCTCTCCTTGCTTGAGCTTCGTCGACCCCTTACTCCCCAGCGTCACGTGAGCTTGCCGTGGCGGGTAGGGGGGACAGTCTTCATTTACGTAAGTAGCTAATAGATCGAGTAGCCTCAGTTCTTGTGTGCCACTCTCGTCCTCCTTATCGTCGCCTTCATCATCGAAGTTGTGGCCGTCATGATTCTCCTTGGTGTCTTCCTCGCCGCCGATGTCGCTGACTCCAAGGTTAGTGGTAATAAAATAAATCTCCTTCTCCTCCCAGCAAATCTCCACTCCTTCATCCCCGCAGCCAGATCAACATCATCACGTTGCCATTGTGATCTGCTCCACCCCGCCCTACTTCCATCGCCACCGCCCGCTTCCTTCTCCAAACAACAGCTTCTAGTCCTTGTACTTTCTTTAGCTAGGCAGCTCCTCCTCTGATGTTGGTTTACCTGTGCCGCCACCACCTAAGATCCTGGTTCAAGCATCATCTTCAACCTCCAATGATGACCCCAATTTTATACTTCGATCGCCAGTGTACGACAACTTTGCTGCCTCAATTATCCCAATTACAACCGATGCTTTGCGCGGTCCGTCCACTCACGTGTATGCGCCTCCAACGCCCCTGCGACCCTCCACCGGCAGCCATGTCCTATCCGATGCCGACGACAATGCTGCCTCCCAACCCATATGGAGATAAAGGACCTTTTTGTAATCAGGTCTTCTTTTGAGGACCTTTATGTATTTTTGCTATTgctttaatataatataagtgttCTCGTAAAAAAAGGTACAAGTACAACTGAAAGGCCAAAAAAAGCAAGATTGTTATTAACCAAAGAAAAGAGAACACTTTTGGACTAGTACTAGGGCTCGTTTGGTATGAATTCCCATAAATCCATACCGACACTATATACTATGATAGACAAAATATATTTTTCTTTCCCATCTTCTACTCTCTCACCAACACTCAAGAGCTGCGGAAGCTAAAAATTTTAGCTTTACTTACTTGCTCCTATCAACTCGGTAAGAGGGAGAAGGAAGAGAGATGAATCAGCTCTAGTGAACGCTAGTGCTACAGTAAAAAAAATTCAGCAAGGCCCGGGGCTGCCGAAATCTCTAGCAAAGAGTGCCCTATTCGAGTACTCGTACTACTCTATAAAGATGGGAAAAGGAAGAGAACTTGACTTATTAGCTGTCGAAATTGCGGATAATCACGATTGGATGCTAAGGAGGCCTgttttagtttctaaaatttttcaaactgtcacattaaatttttaaacgtatgcatggaacactaaatataaataaaaataaaaactaattacataatttatctataatttgcgagacgaatcttctaaATGTAATTATtttgtgattggacaataattattaaatataaataaaagtattaCACTATAGCTGAAGACAGGCCTGAATGAAGggaaagcaaaaaaaaatgttttcgTTATGCTTGTTCGGTGTTTCCTCTCTTTCACATCGGTCGTCGCCTGTCTGAAACTGTCTGAACGTGTGCGGGCTTGACTTGGTCAAAAACTTGACGGCCCGGGCCTGGAGTCCCGAAGGCCCGAATCGAACGGCTCTCGCTTTCGTTTCCGGTCTCCCCCGTGGGCCGTGGCTGTGGCAGCGGGCGGTGAGGTCCCCCCTGGCTTTGGGCACCGTTGTATATGGTCGTTGCACATATACGTACGTGATGGTATGCAGGATTGCAGGTATATGTTTCCAAGTGACACGCAAGCAACTCAGCCCTAAggctaaggccttatttagatgaaaaaggttttggattttgatactgtagcattttcgtttttatttgacaaacattgtttaattatagagtaactaggcttaaaagatacgtctcgtgatttacaaactgtgtaattaattattattttttatttatatttaatacttcatgcatatgtcgtaagatttgatgtgatgaagaatcttgtaaaattttagatttttgggTGTATTTAAACCAGGCCTAAAATGTGTGTTTGTTTTTTTATGATGAAGGGAGACGGGACGGAACGATCCTCTTTTtgatagtgttttttttttaatgagATAACTAGAAAAGAGTCGTCTCCCTCCATCAAAAAACAATCCATCAAAAAACAAGGGAACGGTGAGAGACGACGAGATCCACATATCATATGGTTTAGGGCCGGTttagattcaaaaagtttttttttagattttgatattgttatattttcgtttatatttggtaattgttgtttatagactaactagctcaaaagatttgtccaacaaattacagaaaaactatgtaatttgttattttttttatatatttaatactttatgtgtatcataagatttaatgtgatagagaatattaaagagtttttaaattttatgatgaactaaacaagactttaTTCTAGATTTTGATGGTCCGAAACTAAATACAGGACAATGATGATTTGATTCCTTGCAACCGAACACAGACAAGAACGGTCCCATCAGGATGGAACTATTACATCTTTTATTGCCTCACAACATTAACACACATAAAAGAAACATGGTTATAGGTCCGTTTGAAATGCACACATTTTATAGGAATCATACAGAAATTTAAGAGGGATCGATTTATTTTTTCACAGAGAAGAACTCACGTTCCAAATAGAGCTAGATTTAGAAAAATAAATCAATTTGTCTTTGAATTAACTAAACTAATAGAAAATGTTATCAACATTCATGTTACCACGTATGTtttcaataaaaaaatattcgacaattaatttaatgatacttattcATTATACGTAAATTTGATGAAACATAACATTGTTCAACTTttgacaaaaaatatatattcttTATAGGTAAGGGAGTGTATATATAGTAACTAGGTGATTAATTCTTCCCAAGGCCTGTGTAATACTAATTACCCCATTCACTCTAAATTATGAGATGTCTTTTTTTATATCTAGATTTTGTTATATGCACTTACatatacaatatatatataataaaagcatatatatctagaaaaataaaatattttatattttgAAACGTAAGGagtaataataaaaaagaaTAAGGCATTGCATTAGCGTGCATTTCAGGCTCCCCTCACATGATAGGAATCACAATTCACAACAAAGGTATAAGATCTTGTTTGGTTGCATCTGTTAAAGTTTATCGTCTGAATGTTTGGATACATATATGaagtactaaggccttgtttagttcgcaaaaattttcaagatttcctgtcacatcgaatcttttgtcgcatgcatggagcattaaatatagatgaaaataaaaactaattgcacagtttacctgtaatttgtgagatgaatcttttgagtctagttactccttgtttggacaatgtttgtcaaataaaaacaaaagtgctacagtagccaaaaacgaaTTTTTTTGCGAaagttcgcgaaaatttttggttttggctactgtagcactttcgtttgtttgtgacaattattatccaattatagagtaactaggctcaaaagattcgtctcgcaaattacagacaaactgtgcaattagtttttattttcatctacatttaatacttcatgcatgtgtataaagattcgatgtgacggggaatcttgaaaatttttggaaactaaacaaggcctaaataaggccgctgaaggaaaaaaatttcgcgacactgtagcacttttgtttgtgtgtggtaattattgtctaaccatggactaactaggctcaacagATTCgcttcgtcaattccgaccaaactgtgtaa is part of the Sorghum bicolor cultivar BTx623 chromosome 10, Sorghum_bicolor_NCBIv3, whole genome shotgun sequence genome and harbors:
- the LOC8066893 gene encoding uncharacterized protein LOC8066893; its protein translation is MPPPPAPPKAQPTLIMPPLPPPPALPEELVEEILLRFPPDEPASLFRASVVCKAWCRLISSPSFCRRFCEFHRTPPMLGFICSTSYFGARFVPTTAFSSPRAHCLDWFPLDARHGRVLVRRIVSWLVQGKGPKCGWLKCLNNLRS
- the LOC110431266 gene encoding 6-phosphogluconate dehydrogenase, decarboxylating 1 — encoded protein: MALTRIGLAGLAVMGQNLALNIAEKGFPISVYNRTTSKVDETVQRAKAEGNLPVYGFHDPASFVNSIQKPRVVIMLVKAGAPVDQTIATLAAHLEQGDCIIDGGNEWYENTERREKAMEERGLLYLGMGVSGGEEGARNGPSLMPGGSFEAYKYIEDIVLKVAAQVPDSGPCVTYIGKGGSGNFVKMVHNGIEYGDMQLISEAYDVLKSVGKLTNSELHQVFSEWNKGELLSFLIEITADIFGIKDEQGEGYLVDKVLDKTGMKGTGKWTVQQAAELSVAAPTIEASLDSRFLSGLKDERVEASKIFQGDYSTGLPVDKAQLIEDVRQALYASKICSYAQGMNIIKAKSSEKGWGLNLGELARIWKGGCIIRAIFLDRIKKAYDRNSNLANLLVDPEFAQEIMDRQAAWRRVVCLAINNGVSTPGMSASLAYFDSYRRDRLPANLVQAQRDYFGAHTYERVDMPGAFHTEWFKIARNISKN